One Pseudomonas syringae CC1557 genomic window, ATGCCAACGGTATCCTGATCGTCCGCTACCCCGATCTGGAAGGTCAGGATCTGACCGGTAAGGACTACAGCTACGGCGCCAACTTTCAACGCATTCTCAAGGAAGGCGATGGCAGCTTCAGTGCCCTTTCGACTCAGTTGAATACGCAACGCCTGTATACGTTTTCGCGTGTCGGCAATCTTCCACTGATTGTGGTGATAGGCCAGTCCGAGGAAGAGGTGTATGCAGTCTGGAAGCGCAATGCGTGGCTGGTCACCACTGCCACCGGCGTTCTCTGCCTCGGTATTCTTTGGCTGGCCTGGTTGCTAAGCCGCGAGCTGCGCCGTCGCCGCCGGGCAGAAGACGCACTGGCCAGCCTTGCTGCGACTGACGGTTTGACCGGCCTGGATAACCGCCGCCAGCTTGACGAAGCCATGGATACCGAATGGGCACGCGCACAGCGTTCTGGCAAATGCCTTTCTTTGCTGATGATCGACGTCGACCATTTCAAGGCGTTCAACGAGCGCCATGGACATCAGGGCGGCGACGAAGCACTAAGGCTGATTGCACAAACCATTGCCTACAATATCCGTCGACCAGGCGATCGGCTGGCGCGCTATGGCGGTGAGGAATTTGTGGTAGTGCTGCCGGAAACCGATCTGAAAGGGGCCATGATGATCGCCGAGAATATACGTCGCTCGGTCGAATCACTGCCGCTGTTCACAGATGCGCAACATCCTTTGACTGTCAGTATTGGCGTGGCTTCAGAGGTTGTTCGTCAAGGGGACAAGCTGGAAACGTTCTTCGGCATTGCCGACAAGGCGCTTTATCAGGCCAAGAACAATGGCCGTAATCGTGTCGAACAGCGGGCTGCTGTTTCGGCTTCAGAGTTGATAAATCAGGCGTGATAGCCTGTTGATCGACATAAAAAAACGCCAGACAGGCTGGCGTTTTTTGTTACAGCTGGGGCAGCGTATTACGATGCAGCATGTGCCGCACGGGCCGCGTCACGCAGTGCTTTCACTTTGTCGTGGTTGGCCAGGACACCCGCTTGCTGCTTTTCGATCAACGCAATTACGTTGGCTGGAACGTTGTGATTGCGAGCTTTTTCCAACGCTTCGCGATAAGCCTTCTTGGCGACGTCTTCGCCTTTTTCCACTTCTTCAAGCACGGCCTTGTCGTCGTCCGAAGTCACCATGGATTTCAGGTTGACCCAAGCGCGGTGCAGGGCACCCGATACGCTCGAAGAATCTTCAGGCTTGCCGCCAAGCGCAACCACTTCAGCCTGAAGCTCGCGCACAGAGGCAGCTACTTCAGTCGAACGGTTAGCCAGGAAAGATTTTACCTGGGCGCTTTTTGCGTGTTCTGCACTGGTGCGGAAGCCTTCTTCACCGTCTTTGCTGGTTTCGATCAGGTCATTCAGGATGGAGATGGCTTCTTTATTGATATCAGTCATTTGATAATTTCCTAATGGCAGGTTGATACGAAAGTGTTCGATAGATAGATAATTGCAGACAGCGTGCCAGTTTTAAAAGTGAAATATTTTATTAATAATCAATGAGTTACGAAATTTTCACATTTGCCTGATCGTGACTTCTGCATGAACTGTCGTTTGGCCTGCATGCAGAATGCACGTATTGTGCTCGCCGAAAGGCAATGACAGGACCCCTCATCGATGAATCCGGAAAAACTCAAGCTGCTCGTGACTCAGGAAATGCCGTTCGGCAAATACAAGGGTCGACTGATAGCCGATCTACCGGGGCATTATCTGAACTGGTTCGCGCGGGAAGGATTTCCCAAGGGAGAACTGGGTGGCTTGCTGGCGCTTATGCAGGAAATCGATCACAACGGCCTGAGCGCGCTATTGGACCCGCTGCGCACGCGTCCGCGTCAATCGTTCAAAGACAGGGGGTAAGCGAAAGGAGATACGGTCCAGAATAAAAAATGGTGCTCCGGACCAGGGAGCACCGAAAAGCCATACAACCAACAACAACTTCCTGGTCAGCATCAACCAGCCGCGACCGGCTGACGCCGAGATGCTTTCAATCAGAAAAATCAGTCAAACAGGGCCAACGCCTGAGCAGTCGCTTCCTGAATACGACCCCAATCGCCATTTTTGACCCACGCATTGTCGATCATCCACGTCCCGCCGACGCACATGACGTTAGGCAAGGCCATGTAGCTCTTGAGATTCTGCTCGTTGACGCCACCGGTCGGGCAGAAGCGCACTTCGTTAAACGGCGCGCCCAAGGCCTTGATCGCCGCCACGCCGCCACTGATTTCGGCGGGGAACAGCTTGAAACGGCGGTAGCCCAGGGCGTAACCGATCATGATCTCAGACGCACTGCTGATGCCAGGCAACAAGGGCAGCGGGCTGTCGAGTGCCGCCTGTAACAGTTCCTGCGTGCTGCCGGGAGTGACGATGAACTGCGAGCCCGCGGCTTCAGCGTCGGCCAGCATCTTGCGGTCCAGAATGGTCCCGGCACCGGTACACAGCTCTGGACGCTGCTCGCGCAAGATGCGGATAGCGCCCAGACCAAACTCCGAACGCAGGGTGATTTCCAGTGCCGTCATGCCACCTGCGGCCAATGCGTCTGCCAGCGGCAGTACGTCCTGTTCGCGGGCGATGGTGATGACCGGCAGAATCTTTGCCTTGGCGCAGAGCTCGTCGATCTGGGCAATTTTGTTCGCCATGCTGTTGAGCGGCTGATTATTTTCGTTCTGTGTCATGGCGACGGTTCCTTTGCTTATGGGCACCAGTAAATCTCGAGAGACGGGTTGAGGAAGGCACGCACCGGCATTTCGGCGAGGTCGTCGCCCGCCAGCGCAGCGCGCAGGGTGTCGAGCTTGGCCTGGCCGGATACCGACAGAATCGGCAAGCGGGCCGAGGCCAACAGGCGACGGGTCAGGGTCAGACGCTGATGCGGCACGCTCGGTGCGAGCATAGGCAGGCAGCGACGCTCGCCATTAAGGTCCAGCGCCTCGTTTAAATTAGGGCTGTTCGGGAACAGCGACGCGGTATGCCCGTCGTCGCCCATGCCCAGAATCAGTACGTCGATGGGCGGCAGCTCAGCCAGTGCCTGATCAGCAACCAGTGCTGCCTCCTCGACGCTGGCAGCCACGTTGTAGAGACCGAGAAACTTCGCCTTCGCCGCAGGCCCCTGAAGCAGGTGACGTTGCAGCAGGCCGGCATTGCTGTCGGCATGTTCGGTGGGCACAAAGCGCTCATCGGCGAGGCTGACCACCACTTTCGACCAGTCCAGCGGCTGTCCGGCCAGGCTCTGGAAAAACGCAACCGGGCTGCGTCCACCGGACACCACCAGCGTTGCCAGGCCGTTTTCACCGATTGCCTGTTTCAGACGCTCGGCCACATTGGCAGCCAGCGCATCGGCCAGTTGCTGCGGTGTGTCGAAGTCACGTGCCACCAGCCCTGCTGGCAGCTCAAGATCACATATCGCCATACCAGGATCTCCCGTCGCGAGTAATCAAAGCAATGGAGCTCATAGGCCCCCAGGTACCCGCCGGATAAGGCTTAGGCGCATCGCCCGCCTTCTTCCAGCCAGCGATCAACTGATCGCACCATTGCCAGGCGTACTCGATTTCATCTTTGCGGACAAACAGGTTCTGATTGCCACGCATGACTTCCAGCAACAACCGCTCATAAGCGTCGGGGACCCGAGCGCTGCGGTAGGTGTCGGAAAAATTCAGTTGCAAGGGGCCGCTGCGCAGCTGCATGCCTTTGTCCAGGCCCTGGTCCTTGGTCATCACCTGCAAGGAAATGCCTTCGTCAGGCTGCAAGCGAATGATCAGGCGGTTGCTGATCTGCAAACGCTGCTCAGGAGCAAAGATGTAGTGCGGCGGCTCTTTGAAGTGGATCACGATCTGCGACAGCTTCTGCGGCATGCGCTTGCCGGTACGCAGATAGAACGGTGTGCCCGACCAGCGCCAGTTGCGGATGTCGGCACGCAGCGCGACGAAGGTTTCAGTATCGCTCTGGGTGTTGGAGTTCTCCTCCTCCAGATAACCCGGCACGGCCTTGCCTTCGCTGTAACCGGAGGTGTACTGACCACGCACCACTTGTGTAGCCAGACGCTCCGGCGTGAACGGCGCCAGCGCTTTGAGCACCTTGACCTTCTCGTCACGAATACTGTCGGCAGACAGGTCGCTGGGCGGGTCCATGGCGATCAGGCAAAGCAGCTGCAGCAAGTGATTCTGAATCATGTCGCGCAGCTGGCCGGCCTGATCGAAGTAGCCCCAGCGCCCCTCGATGCCGACTTTTTCAGCCACCGTGATTTCCACGTGGGAAATATGGTTCTGATTCCACTGGGTCTCGAACAGGCTGTTGGCAAAACGCAGCGCGATGAGGTTCTGTACCGTGTCCTTGCCCAGATAATGGTCGATGCGATAGACGCGGTTTTCCGGGAAGAACTGCGCCACGGCGTCGTTGACCCGCCGCGAAGAAGCCAGGTCGTGGCCGATGGGCTTTTCCAGCACCGCGCGTGTGCGCTCGGCCAGGTTCACCGACGCGAGGTTCTCGCAGATCGCACCGTAGACCGAGGCCGGGGTCGCGAAGTAGGCAATCAGGGTTTCGGCATCGCCAACGCGCTCGGCCAGCGCCACATAATCCTCGGCCTTGAGGAAGTCGACGTGCAGATAGCTGAGCCGCGCCAGAAAGCGTTGGGCATTCTCTGCTTCGAGTTCCGCTTCGGGAATGAAGCGACGCATGGATTTTTCGATGTACGCCAGATGCGACTGCTCGTCGCCTGGTTCACGCGCCAGGGCAAGAATTCGAGTGTCTTCATGCAGCAGTCCAGCGCGATCAAGCTGATAAAGAGCCGGGAACAGCTTGCGTACCGCCAGGTCCCCCAGGGCACCAAACAGGGCAAATGTGCACGGTTCAACCGTAATCAAGGGCATAATGTTGGTTCTTTTATCAAGTTGGGCTACAAATACCTTTTTTAAAGGCGTTACTCAAGGCCATATGTAGTAATAACCACAACATTCTGCCTGAAAGCATATTCCAGTGGTGATCAACACAGGCCCTCAGTACGATAGGCCACCTTTGCTACAGGCTAAAGGGCTAATAAAAGCCCGCGTCAAAAACCGTTGCTAAATCAGCCGCGACAAGGACTTTGAATGGACCGCGTAAGAAACCTCCTGGAGCAAATCCAGGGCCGACTCGATGAGTTGAACAAGGCCGAGCGCAAGGTGGCCGAAGTGATTCTGCTCAATCCGCAGATGGCGACTCGCCTGAGCATTGCCGCGCTTGCTCAGGCTGCCAAGGTCAGCGAACCGACGGTCAACCGTTTCTGCCGCTCGTTCAACGTCAGCGGTTATCCGGAGCTCAAGCTGCAACTGGCGCAGAGCCTGGCCAGCGGCGCAGCCTATGTCAGCCGCGCAGTGGAAGCAGACGACAACCCTGAAGCCTACACCCAGAAGATTTTCGGCAGCGCCATTGCGTCGCTGGACAGCGCCTGTCAGCAACTGGACCCGGCACTGGTCAGCAAGTCGGTGGACATGCTGATCCAGGCGCGGCAGATCCACTTTTTCGGGCTGGGCGCTTCGGCGCCGGTGGCACTCGATGCGCAGCACAAATTCTTCCGCTTCAACCTGGCGGTCACGGCACATGCTGACGTCTTGATGCAGCGGATGATTGCCTCGGTAGCGCACACGGGTGAATTGTTCGTGATCATTTCCTACACCGGCCGCACCCGCGAGCTGGTGGAAGTGGCACGGATAGCACGGGCCAACGGCGCTTCGGTGCTGGGCCTGACGGCCGCAGGTTCACCGCTGGCTCAGGCGAGCACCGTGAGCCTGAATATTCCGCTGCCGGAAGACACCGATATCTATATGCCGATGACCTCGCGGATCATTCAACTGACGGTTCTGGACGTACTGGCCACCGGTATGACCCTGCGCCGCGGCGTCGACTTCCAGCCGCACCTGCGCAAAATCAAGGAAAGCCTGAACGACAGCCGGTATCCGATCGAGGATCAGGGCTGAAACAGGTTCAAGATCGGACGCAGAGCGTCCGGAAAGGCATGCCGACGCGGAGCGTCGCACGATAGTCAGGAACGAGAGGCATCTGAGTCACGCCAGGCTCGCCTGCAATTTCAGTTGCACCTGCTCGCCCGGTCGCAGGCTGAAGGCGTCGCCGGAGCCTGAGGCGGCTTCCACTCTGACAAAACCTGCGGCTTCGCTGCCGCCCACTCCGAGCAGGGGCCGGCTGCCGGGGTGCCAGACGACGGTGTTGGCGCTGTCGCCGGTGTCGATGTTCAGTCTGCGCTGCCAGGTGGGGTCTTGCAGTTGCAAGGCGCCAGCGTGTTCGAAGACTCTCTGACAGCCGCCTGCCACGCGCAGTTCGCCTTGTTGCTGGCAGGCCTGACGACTGAGCTCGTCGTAGCCCTGAGCGCCGTCCAGACCGTCCAGCGCGACCTGCTCCACATCACTGATCAACCAGTAGGCAAGCAGCGCATGACTGAAATGACAAGGCTCGCTGTCTTCATGAGAGGTGCTCAGGCGCAGCTCCATGCCCTGCCCCAGCTCGGCGTGCAGGTTGACCTGCCAGTCCCATAGCTGCAAGCGCCAGTGCAGGCTGACGCCCTGTTCGCTTTCACTGCTGTCGATCAACTTCCAGTCCAGCAATCGCCCCCAGCCATGCGCTGGCCAGCCACTCTCACCGGGATGTCGGCCATACCACGGCCAGCAGACCGGCACACCACCGCGAATCGCCCCCACTTGCGGCCACTGCGCTGCGCACCACAGCCAGGGCTTTTGACCTTGGGGCTGAAAGTGCAGCAACTGCGCACCCTGGCGGCTGAACACCGCCTGGCACTGCGGATGATTGATCACCAGTACGTCGCGCAGCTGATGGCGCTCCCACTCGAAAGTCGGTCTCGCACGCAGGGATCGGAAGAAACGTTGCAGAGGATGTTCAGGCAGTTGCGCGTCGTGAATGGTCATCGCCAATCGCGTCCCTGAAAATAAAAGAATTCAAACCATAAAAAAACGGGCAGCCAGGCTGCCCGCAAAGCACACACGACCCTTGATCGCGTTACGCGTCAATCAATACTCAGAACTTCGATTGAATCTTGATGCCCGCCACAATCGCATCATCAACCTGATCCACGCCGCCAGGGTGCTTGATGTACTGCAGGTTAGGGCGCACGGTCAGCCAGTTGGTAACGTGGAAGCCGTAGTAGATTTCAGAGTTGTATTCAGTGCTCTGGACCGGCAGATAGCCAGGGTTGTCGTAGTCGTTGATACCGCTGATCTGGTTGGCCAGACGCACGCGATCCTGCACATCGTCGTTGACGTGGATACGGGCAATACCGATACCGATGTCATCTTTCGGACGCGAGTTGAACGGACCTTTGTAGGTCAGACCGATCTGCTGGTAGTTGTCGACGAAGTTGGTTGCCTTGTCATGCACGGTGGCGTTGGCAAAGATGTTAAGACCGCGTGAGGCGTCGCCATCATGAGTGGTCAGTTGCTGCTGAGCAACGACCCACCAGCCATGTTTGCTGTCATGCGACTTGAACGCAGCACCAGTGGCCGCTTGCGGCTGACCGTTGACGTCTTTATAGACATCATCGGCATTTGGCGTGCTTTTGTAGTAACCAATACGGTACTCGCCGGGCAACGAGTTGATGGTGGGTGTCCAGACCAGTTCGACCGGCAGGATCATGCCTTTGGTGCCGCTACCGCTGAGTTTGAAGCCGTTACCGGTTTCCAGGTTGGACGGGTTCTGCTCATACACACCGACCTGCGCGTACACTTCTGGAGTGATGTTGTACTTGACGCGAAGAGCGGTCTGGCTGATTGGCCAGTTGTACCAGGTGTTTACATAGTTACCGACCTGCGAGCCACAGAACGACAGGTTCTGGAAGTCACAAGGGAAACTGTTGAAATCCTCACCCGGCCCGAAGCGACCAAACTTGACGTCCAGCGCACCGTCGAAATACTTTTGCTTGACCCACAATTGGGTCAGACGCCAGGTCTGGCCACGCCCCCAGACTTCCTGCGAGGAACTGAGCGTACCGGCACGAGGATCGCCGATCCGGTCATTGGAGATGTTGCGTCCGCTACGCTCGGTAATCGCCAACTTGAATTCCGCGTCCTGCCAGCCAAACGCCTTCTGCAGATCGATTTTCATGCCCAGCGCGAACTGGTCGCTGTAACGGCCGGTGGTGTCGTCGTTGTAGCCGCCTTTGAGGTTGCTGGCCATCTCGGAAACGTATTCCAGCGAGAAGTCATAACCCTTGTCGAGCAGCTCGGTGCGCTTGCCGCCCCAGTCGCCGGTCATCCACGGTGAATCGGCAGCAAATGGCTCGGCAGCATGAACGCTGGAGGCCAAGCCCATGGCACCCAGTGCAGACAGTTTGCAGACCAGTTGAAGCCGGGAAAGCGTTTTACCTTTGGTGATCTTCTTCATCCCATCAATCCTCGTTTTATTGTTATTAGCTTCGGTACACGTCTTGCGCGATTTACTGCTTGTGTTCACGACAGGCCGCCTTGTTGTAGCAAACCGAAGGCCAGCCCGCAGAACCCGGTGTTAAATCTATCACTTGCGGCTCAACTGAGACACGTTGTTTACCCGCTCGGCAGACGCTTGCTGTGCCAGCACCCCCAGACGTTCACCGCTCTGCGCATCAAAAATCAGGACCTTGGAGGGGTCGAACTGCAGTGTCAGGCTCTCGCCCACCTGCGGTGCGACATCCGGGGCCAGACGGCAGCAGACCTTGCTCTGGTTGAGAGTCACGAACACCAGCGTATCCGGACCGGTAGGCTCGGTCACCTGAACCTCGGCGCGAATGGTTGGCAGACCACTCGGTTCGTCGGACGCCAGCATAATCTGTTCCGGGCGAATGCCAAGAATGATTTCTCGATCTTCAAGCCCTGCGTCAGAAACGCCAACCGGCAACTCACAACGCGCCTGACCACTGTCGAGCAGCGCGAACAACTGGCCATCCTGGCGTTGCAGGCGCAACGGGATGAAGTTCATAGGCGGCGAACCGATGAAACTGGCCACAAACAGGTTGGCCGGGTCGTTGTAGATCTGCTTGGGCGTACCGAACTGCTGAACGATACCGTCCTTCATGACCGCCACTTTATCGCCCAGCGTCATGGCCTCGATCTGATCGTGAGTCACGTAGACCGTGGTGGTCTTCAGACGCTGATGCATCAGCTTCATTTCAGTACGCATCTCGACCCGCAGCTTGGCGTCGAGGTTGGACAGCGGCTCATCGAACAGATAAATCTTCGGTCGACGTGCCAGCGCACGGCCCATCGCCACACGTTGCTGCTGACCACCGGACATCTGGCCCGGCTTGCGATTGAGCAAGTGCTCGATCTGCAACAGCTTGGCAACGCGAGCCACTTCAGCATCGATGTCGGCTTGCGGCATCTTGCGGATCTTCAACCCGAAGGCGATGTTTTCACGCACGCTCATGGTCGGATACAGGGCGTAGGACTGAAAAACCATCGCGATGTCGCGGTCCTTGGGGCTGGTGCCGCTGACGTCCTGGCCGTCGATCAGAATCCCCCCGCCACTGATGCTTTCCAGACCGGCAATGCAGTTCATCAGGGTGGATTTACCGCAGCCTGATGGACCGACCAGAATCAGAAACTCGCCATCCTGGATCGACAGGTCGATGTTCTTGAGTGTGTCAGGCAGGTTGCTGCCGTAGGTCTTGTTGACGTTGCGTAATTCGAGAGTCGCCATGATTACCCCTTGACCGCGCCGGCCGTGAGCCCACGCAGGAAATACTTGCCAGCCAGTACGTAGACCAGCAGTGTCGGCAGGCCGGCAATCATCGCCGCCGCCATGTCAACGTTGTATTCCTTGGCGCCTGTGCTGGTGTTGACCAGGTTGTTCAGGGCCACTGTGATCGGCTGAGAATCGCCGCTGGAGAACACAACGCCGAACAGGAAATCGTTCCAGATCTGGGTGAACTGCCAGATCAGGCAGACCATCACGATGGGCGTGGACATCGGCAGAATGATGCGCCCGAAGATGGTGAAGAAACCGGCACCGTCCAGCCGCGCAGCCTTGACCAGCGCGTCGGGAATGCTGACGTAGTAGTTACGGAAAAATAGCGTGGTAAATGCCAGCCCGTAGACCACGTGAACAAACACAAGCCCGGTGGTCGTGTTGGCGAGGCCCATCTTGCCCAATGTGAAGGATGCCGGCAGCAGGACGGTCTGAAACGGCAGAAAGCAACCGAACAGCAACAGGCCGAAGAACAGCTGCGAACCCTTGAAGCGCCACATCGACAACACATAGCCATTGAGCGCGCCGATTGCGGTGGAAATGATCACCGCCGGAACAGTGATTTTTATCGAGTTCCAGAAATAACCATCGACCAGATCCCAGGCCTTTATCCAGCCGATTGCAGTCACTACGCTCGGCCAGCTCAACAGGTTGCCGGTGCCGATGTCATCGGGGGTCTTGAAGCTGGTGAACAGCATCACCACCAGCGGCACCAGATAAATCAGACAGGCCAGCATCAGTACGGCGTAAATCAGAACACGACTGAAGCTGATGCCCGGTTTGCCAACATGACTAGTCATGGCGTTTGGTCCTCAGCTCGGAATACAGATATGGCACCAGAATCGCCAGGATCGCGCCGAGCATCAGAATGGCACTAGCAGAACCCATGCCCATCTGGCCGCGGCTAAAGGTGAACGAATACATGAACATCGCCGGCAGGTCGGACGAGTAACCGGGGCCACCGGCGGTCATCGCGGCTACCAGGTCGAAACTCTTGATCGCAATGTGCGCGAGAATCATCACGGCACTGAAGAACACCGGACGCAGGCTTGGCAGCACGACGCGCCAGTAGATCATCGGCAAACTCGCGCCATCCATCTGGGCTGCGCGAATGATCGACTGATCGACGCCACGTAGCCCAGCCAGAAACAATGCCATGACGAAGCCGGAAGACTGCCACACCGCCGCGATAACCAGGCAATACACAACGCGATCCTGGTCAACCAGCCAATCGAAACGGAAACCTTCCCAACCCCAGTCGCGCAACATCTTGTCCAGGCCCAGGCCCGGGTTGAGCAGCCATTTCCAGGCAGTACCGGTGACAATCATCGACAGCGCCATCGGATACAGGTAGATGGTGCGAATCATGCCTTCGCGACGAATCCGCTGATCCAGCAAGACGGCCAGCAGGACCCCGATCACCAGGCTGATTGCAATGAACATCCCGCCAAAGACCGCAAGGTTCTTGCTTGCCACCCACCAGCGATCGTTGTCCATGAGACGCGCGTATTGCGCCAGACCGACCCATTTATAGGAAGGCAAAAACGTCGAGTTGGTGAACGACAGTGCGAATGTCCAGAGGATGTAGCCATAGAATCCCACCAGCACGATGAACATGCTGGGGGCCAGCACCAGTTTTGGTAGCCAGCGTTGCAGCGCATCCATTGGCGAGGCTTTGCTGTTCGCAGCGACAGAGCTCATCGGGAATATCCCATCCGGTGTATCGAATTCAGGCCGCAGCCGCAGGTGAAATCAGCCAGGGATTTCAACACTGCGGACGACGGTTAGAGGCGGTTCAGAACGAATTACTTGGCAGATTTGATCGCAGCGGCCAGCTTTTTGGCTGTTTCGGCCGGATCAGCTTTCGGGTCATTGATGTAGTTGGTCACCACATCGAAGAACGCGCCCTGCACTGCCAGCGTGGTTGCCATGTTGTGCGCCATGCTTGGCTGCAGACCACCGGTCTTCGAATCAGCCAGGAAGTCCTTCGCAGCGGTTTGCGCACACGAGTCGAAGCCGTACTTGCTCATGTCGGACAGCATGTCCTCACGAACCGGGATCGATCCCTTGTTGATGCTGAAGACCTTCTGGAAGTCCTCACCCATGGCGACCTTGGCCAGATCCTGCTGAGCGGCAGTGGTGCCCTTGTC contains:
- a CDS encoding carbohydrate ABC transporter permease; translated protein: MTSHVGKPGISFSRVLIYAVLMLACLIYLVPLVVMLFTSFKTPDDIGTGNLLSWPSVVTAIGWIKAWDLVDGYFWNSIKITVPAVIISTAIGALNGYVLSMWRFKGSQLFFGLLLFGCFLPFQTVLLPASFTLGKMGLANTTTGLVFVHVVYGLAFTTLFFRNYYVSIPDALVKAARLDGAGFFTIFGRIILPMSTPIVMVCLIWQFTQIWNDFLFGVVFSSGDSQPITVALNNLVNTSTGAKEYNVDMAAAMIAGLPTLLVYVLAGKYFLRGLTAGAVKG
- a CDS encoding carbohydrate ABC transporter permease; the encoded protein is MSSVAANSKASPMDALQRWLPKLVLAPSMFIVLVGFYGYILWTFALSFTNSTFLPSYKWVGLAQYARLMDNDRWWVASKNLAVFGGMFIAISLVIGVLLAVLLDQRIRREGMIRTIYLYPMALSMIVTGTAWKWLLNPGLGLDKMLRDWGWEGFRFDWLVDQDRVVYCLVIAAVWQSSGFVMALFLAGLRGVDQSIIRAAQMDGASLPMIYWRVVLPSLRPVFFSAVMILAHIAIKSFDLVAAMTAGGPGYSSDLPAMFMYSFTFSRGQMGMGSASAILMLGAILAILVPYLYSELRTKRHD